A DNA window from Bacteroides cellulosilyticus contains the following coding sequences:
- a CDS encoding LysR family transcriptional regulator has product MSDFRLKVFQSVAKNLSFTKASQELFVSQPAITKHIQELESTYQARLFDRQGSKISLTEAGKLLWEHCGRILEDYKRLEYEMHLLHNEYTGELRLGASTTIAQYVLPPLLASFIKKFPQVNLSLMNGNSREIEAALQEHRIDLGLVEGVFRLPNLKYTTFLEDELVAVTRTGSKLQVGEEITPEELLRIPLVLRERGSGTLDVFEKALQQHNIKLSSLQVLMYLGSTESIKLFLEHTDCMGIVSIRSITRELYAGQLRVVEIKDMVMLRDFSFAQPQGQESGLSQVFMQFAAHHNHKL; this is encoded by the coding sequence GTGTCTGATTTTCGTTTAAAAGTATTTCAGTCTGTAGCGAAGAACCTGAGTTTCACGAAAGCTTCGCAAGAGTTGTTTGTCAGTCAGCCTGCCATAACAAAGCATATACAAGAGTTGGAAAGCACTTATCAGGCGCGTTTGTTTGACAGGCAAGGTAGCAAGATTAGTTTGACCGAAGCGGGAAAGTTACTTTGGGAACATTGTGGCCGTATTCTGGAAGATTATAAGCGATTGGAATATGAGATGCATTTGCTGCATAATGAATATACCGGAGAATTGCGTCTGGGCGCCAGTACTACCATTGCCCAATATGTTTTACCTCCATTGCTTGCCAGCTTCATCAAAAAGTTTCCGCAAGTAAATCTTTCATTGATGAACGGCAATTCACGTGAGATAGAAGCGGCTTTGCAGGAACACCGCATAGATCTTGGGTTAGTGGAAGGTGTTTTCCGTTTACCAAATCTGAAATATACTACTTTTTTGGAGGATGAACTGGTGGCTGTGACACGTACGGGAAGTAAACTACAGGTAGGTGAAGAAATTACTCCCGAAGAGTTGCTTCGTATTCCTTTAGTGCTTCGTGAAAGAGGATCGGGCACCTTGGATGTCTTTGAGAAAGCATTGCAACAGCATAATATAAAGTTATCGTCTCTTCAGGTATTAATGTATTTGGGTAGTACGGAAAGTATCAAACTTTTCCTGGAACATACTGATTGCATGGGAATCGTTTCCATTCGCTCTATCACCCGTGAACTCTATGCCGGACAACTGCGTGTCGTTGAGATAAAAGATATGGTTATGCTTCGTGATTTTAGTTTTGCCCAACCTCAGGGACAGGAGAGCGGGCTTTCCCAGGTCTTTATGCAGTTTGCTGCACATCATAACCATAAGTTATAG
- a CDS encoding YeiH family protein, whose amino-acid sequence MASIQTASVNTLAYLQRKNKITYVSLVVLLSIFLLLDYIPGYSTWVTPPVALFLGLIFALSSGQAHPKFNKKVSKYLLQYSVVGLGFGMNLQASLASGKEGMEFTVISVVGTMLIGWFIGRKFLKVDRDTSYLISSGTAICGGSAIAAVGPVLRAKDTEMSVALGTIFILNAIALFIFPVIGHALDMSQQEFGTWAAIAIHDTSSVVGAGAAYGEEALQIATTIKLTRALWIIPLALITSFVFKSKGQKISIPWFIFFFILAMVFNTYVLNSSETGIMIGEGINSLARKTLTITLFFIGASLSRDVLKAVGIKPLIQGVLLWVTISVSTLAYIYWF is encoded by the coding sequence ATGGCTTCAATTCAAACTGCGAGTGTAAACACTCTGGCGTATCTTCAACGGAAGAACAAAATTACTTATGTGTCTTTAGTGGTGCTTTTATCAATCTTCTTATTATTGGATTATATCCCCGGTTATTCTACTTGGGTGACACCTCCTGTCGCTTTGTTCCTGGGATTGATTTTTGCTTTGTCAAGCGGGCAGGCACATCCGAAGTTTAATAAGAAAGTATCCAAATATCTTTTGCAGTATTCAGTGGTGGGATTGGGATTCGGTATGAATCTTCAGGCATCTTTAGCCTCGGGTAAAGAAGGAATGGAGTTCACTGTTATTTCAGTAGTGGGCACTATGCTTATCGGTTGGTTCATCGGTCGTAAATTCCTGAAGGTAGACCGTGATACTTCTTACCTCATTAGTTCCGGTACAGCTATCTGTGGTGGTAGTGCTATTGCGGCGGTAGGTCCTGTGTTGCGGGCAAAAGATACGGAAATGTCTGTAGCACTGGGTACTATTTTTATTCTGAATGCTATTGCACTGTTTATCTTTCCGGTAATTGGCCATGCTCTAGATATGAGTCAGCAAGAATTCGGAACATGGGCGGCAATTGCTATACACGATACCAGTTCGGTAGTGGGTGCCGGTGCGGCTTATGGTGAAGAAGCTTTGCAAATTGCTACGACCATTAAATTGACACGTGCCTTGTGGATTATTCCTTTGGCTTTGATTACTTCTTTTGTATTCAAGAGTAAAGGACAGAAGATAAGTATCCCCTGGTTTATTTTCTTCTTTATTTTGGCTATGGTATTCAATACATATGTATTAAATTCATCGGAAACCGGTATTATGATAGGAGAGGGAATTAACAGTCTGGCCAGAAAGACACTGACTATCACTTTGTTCTTTATCGGTGCTTCCCTTTCGCGTGATGTATTGAAGGCAGTGGGTATCAAACCACTTATTCAAGGTGTGTTGTTGTGGGTTACAATTAGCGTAAGCACGCTGGCGTATATTTATTGGTTCTAA
- the ltrA gene encoding group II intron reverse transcriptase/maturase, with protein MKERMQKISTLSDNCRQKDRTESESYAGVQTFIGITENHLVEAQFTKDALLERIVSPANMNRAYKQVVANGGCGGVDKMETEDLLPYLKLHKDELINSLLDGSYRPNPVRRVEIPKDGGKKRQLGIPTVIDRLIQQSISQVLSPLYERQFSDNSFGFRPKRSAHQALRRAQSHINSGHKYCVDLDLEKFFDTVNHSKLIEILSRTVKDGRVISLVHKYLLSGAMVAGHYESRVQGTVQGGPLSPLLSNVMLHELDTELESRGHKFVRYADDCMIFCKSKRSALRVKKSISAFIEKDLFLKVNQDKTSVGYVRGMKFLGYSFYVKNGECRLSVHPKSYLKLKVRLKELTGRSNGMGYEQRKSKLHLFIRSWIEYFQLADMQSYLKRIDEWLRRRIRMCIWKYWKKVKTRFANLQKCGISKFYAWQHANTRLGYWCIAGSRILTSAMDNDKLKLVGYPTLMEYYSKLHRK; from the coding sequence ATAAAGGAACGAATGCAGAAAATATCAACCTTGAGTGATAACTGCCGGCAAAAGGATAGGACGGAATCCGAAAGCTATGCCGGAGTGCAGACCTTTATTGGGATAACTGAAAACCACCTCGTGGAAGCGCAATTTACCAAAGATGCTTTATTGGAACGTATTGTGTCGCCCGCAAACATGAACCGCGCCTACAAGCAGGTCGTGGCCAACGGTGGCTGTGGAGGTGTCGATAAGATGGAAACGGAAGATTTACTTCCTTACCTGAAACTCCATAAAGACGAACTGATAAACTCTTTGTTGGACGGTAGCTATCGTCCCAATCCCGTCCGGCGGGTTGAAATTCCCAAGGATGGAGGTAAGAAACGTCAATTAGGTATTCCTACCGTTATTGACCGTCTTATTCAACAATCCATCAGCCAGGTGCTTAGTCCGCTTTACGAACGCCAGTTCAGTGACAACAGCTTTGGCTTCCGCCCTAAACGCAGTGCTCACCAAGCCTTGCGACGCGCCCAATCTCATATCAATAGTGGTCATAAATACTGTGTTGACTTGGACTTAGAAAAGTTCTTCGACACAGTTAATCATAGCAAGTTGATAGAGATTTTGTCACGCACCGTGAAGGATGGTCGTGTTATCTCCCTCGTCCATAAATACCTCCTCTCGGGGGCAATGGTAGCTGGTCACTACGAGAGCCGTGTTCAGGGAACTGTCCAAGGAGGACCTTTGAGCCCCTTGCTGAGCAATGTTATGCTCCATGAATTGGATACAGAGTTGGAATCCCGTGGGCACAAGTTTGTGCGTTATGCGGACGACTGTATGATTTTCTGTAAGAGTAAACGTTCTGCCCTGCGTGTAAAGAAGAGCATAAGCGCTTTTATTGAGAAAGATCTTTTCCTAAAGGTAAATCAAGATAAAACCAGCGTTGGTTATGTTCGTGGCATGAAGTTTCTGGGTTATTCTTTTTATGTAAAGAATGGCGAATGTCGCTTATCTGTCCATCCCAAAAGTTACCTTAAACTGAAAGTTCGCTTGAAAGAACTGACCGGAAGAAGTAATGGTATGGGGTATGAGCAGCGCAAATCAAAGCTTCATCTGTTTATACGTAGCTGGATTGAATACTTTCAGTTGGCAGATATGCAGAGTTATCTGAAACGTATAGATGAATGGCTTCGTCGTAGGATACGCATGTGTATATGGAAATACTGGAAGAAGGTCAAAACTCGGTTTGCCAATTTGCAGAAGTGTGGCATCAGTAAGTTCTATGCCTGGCAACATGCCAATACTCGCTTAGGGTATTGGTGTATAGCTGGGAGCAGAATCCTAACTTCTGCCATGGATAATGACAAATTGAAACTAGTGGGGTACCCTACCTTGATGGAGTATTACAGTAAATTGCATCGTAAGTAA
- a CDS encoding RNA polymerase sigma factor: MDAESFKNEFLPYHRKLYSVAYRLLENAADAEDLVQEAYLKLWDKREGLMVISNPEAFSVTLVKNMCFDLLRSGKYVLSRQTVELTAVQDISQADNLEVRDEVRQVKDIIAHLPEQQQRIVNLRDVKGCSYEEIEQVTGLNSTNIRVLLSRARKRIREEFNKWNNYESRGN; the protein is encoded by the coding sequence ATGGATGCTGAAAGTTTTAAAAATGAGTTTCTGCCCTACCACCGCAAGCTGTACAGTGTAGCCTATCGGCTGCTTGAGAATGCGGCAGATGCGGAGGACTTGGTTCAGGAAGCCTATCTGAAGCTATGGGATAAGCGGGAAGGATTGATGGTTATCAGTAACCCGGAAGCGTTCAGTGTCACTTTGGTAAAGAATATGTGCTTTGATTTGCTTCGTTCAGGGAAGTATGTCTTATCCAGGCAAACTGTGGAATTGACTGCTGTACAGGATATTTCTCAAGCTGATAATCTGGAGGTACGTGACGAAGTAAGGCAAGTAAAAGATATCATTGCCCACTTGCCCGAACAGCAGCAGCGGATTGTGAACCTGCGTGATGTCAAAGGCTGTTCTTACGAAGAGATAGAACAAGTGACCGGATTGAACTCTACAAATATCCGTGTACTGCTGTCCCGGGCGAGGAAAAGAATACGTGAGGAATTTAATAAATGGAATAACTATGAAAGTCGAGGAAATTGA
- a CDS encoding DUF4252 domain-containing protein, protein MKLNKILLAGVLLMLPLLCQAQKNIFNTYNDMKGVSSVYISKAMIEMNPNLFTKDIYIGKVSGKLESVQIVSTMDNNIKKDLRKDLRTLVQSSKYELLMKQKGNVSSSEFYINRKGDKVKELIMIIDGAANLKFVYLEGEMTLKDIQNIMMYQNTSMNAGGNVYRIVDGTLDLADLGVLDGLKGLESLQGLEGLKSLESLKSLESLKGLKNLKDLGKLKDSEYLKKQMDADSWKRFEESMEMLEKRLEDLE, encoded by the coding sequence ATGAAACTCAACAAGATTTTATTGGCAGGTGTGCTGCTGATGCTCCCCCTGCTCTGCCAGGCGCAGAAAAATATATTCAATACGTATAATGATATGAAAGGGGTTTCCTCTGTTTATATCTCAAAAGCGATGATTGAAATGAACCCCAATCTTTTCACGAAGGATATCTATATTGGGAAAGTGTCCGGTAAGCTGGAAAGCGTACAGATTGTTTCTACAATGGATAATAATATCAAGAAGGATTTGCGGAAAGATTTGCGTACACTGGTACAGTCGTCCAAATATGAGCTGTTGATGAAGCAGAAGGGGAATGTCTCCAGTTCCGAATTCTATATTAATAGGAAAGGGGATAAGGTGAAGGAACTGATTATGATTATAGACGGTGCTGCTAACTTGAAGTTCGTTTATCTGGAAGGAGAAATGACTTTGAAAGATATTCAGAATATCATGATGTATCAAAATACCAGTATGAATGCGGGAGGGAATGTATATCGTATCGTAGACGGTACTCTTGATTTGGCGGATTTGGGCGTTTTGGACGGTTTGAAAGGATTGGAAAGCTTGCAGGGCTTAGAAGGTTTGAAGAGTTTGGAAAGCTTGAAAAGTCTGGAAAGCCTGAAAGGATTAAAGAATTTGAAAGACTTAGGTAAACTAAAAGATAGCGAATATTTAAAGAAACAGATGGATGCCGATTCCTGGAAACGTTTTGAGGAGAGCATGGAGATGCTGGAAAAGCGCTTGGAAGACTTGGAATGA
- the recA gene encoding recombinase RecA, protein MAKKDELNFDNENGGKMASSEKLKALQAAMDKIEKSFGKGSIMKMGDGIVEQVEVIPTGSIGLNVALGVGGYPRGRIIEIYGPESSGKTTLAIHAIAEAQKAGGIAAFIDAEHAFDRFYAAKLGVDVDNLFISQPDNGEQALEIAEQLIRSSAIDIIVIDSVAALTPKAEIEGDMGENKVGLQARLMSQALRKLTGTVSKTRTTCIFINQLREKIGVMFGNPETTTGGNALKFYASVRIDIRGSQAIKNGEEVLGKQTKVKVVKNKVAPPFRRAEFDIMFGEGISRAGEIIDLGADLGIIKKSGSWFSYNDTKIAQGRDAAKQVILDNPELAEELEGLIFEALKKDK, encoded by the coding sequence ATGGCAAAGAAAGACGAACTTAATTTTGATAACGAAAATGGCGGCAAGATGGCATCCAGCGAAAAGTTGAAAGCCCTGCAAGCCGCTATGGACAAGATAGAAAAGAGCTTCGGCAAAGGTTCTATCATGAAAATGGGCGACGGCATCGTCGAACAAGTAGAAGTAATCCCCACTGGCTCTATCGGACTGAACGTAGCGCTTGGCGTCGGCGGTTATCCGCGTGGACGTATCATCGAAATTTACGGTCCGGAATCATCCGGTAAAACAACTCTGGCCATCCACGCCATTGCCGAAGCACAAAAGGCCGGTGGCATTGCGGCATTCATTGATGCTGAGCATGCATTCGACCGTTTCTATGCTGCCAAACTGGGTGTAGATGTAGATAATCTCTTCATTTCCCAACCGGACAACGGTGAACAAGCATTGGAAATTGCAGAACAGCTGATTCGCTCCTCAGCTATCGACATCATTGTTATCGACTCTGTGGCCGCCTTAACTCCAAAAGCCGAAATAGAAGGTGATATGGGCGAAAACAAGGTGGGTCTGCAAGCCCGTCTTATGTCGCAAGCATTGCGTAAACTGACCGGTACCGTCAGCAAAACGCGTACCACCTGCATCTTCATCAACCAGTTGCGCGAGAAGATCGGTGTCATGTTCGGCAATCCCGAAACAACGACCGGTGGTAATGCACTGAAATTCTATGCATCCGTACGTATCGACATCCGCGGAAGCCAGGCCATCAAAAATGGTGAAGAAGTGCTGGGCAAGCAGACCAAAGTAAAGGTTGTAAAGAATAAAGTAGCTCCTCCCTTCCGCCGCGCGGAATTCGACATCATGTTCGGTGAAGGAATCTCCCGCGCCGGTGAAATCATCGACTTGGGTGCCGACTTAGGTATCATCAAGAAAAGCGGCTCCTGGTTCAGCTACAACGACACAAAAATTGCCCAGGGACGTGATGCAGCCAAACAGGTCATCCTTGATAATCCGGAACTGGCCGAGGAACTGGAAGGACTGATTTTCGAAGCATTAAAAAAAGACAAGTAA
- the bcp gene encoding thioredoxin-dependent thiol peroxidase, whose product MQVGDKAPEVLGINEKGEEIRLSDYKGKKIVLYFYPKDMTSGCTAQACNLRDNYSELRKAGYEVIGVSVDNEKSHQKFIEKNNLPFPLIADTDKKLVEQFGVWGEKSMYGRKYMGTFRTTFIINEEGVIERIITPKEVKTKDHAAQIL is encoded by the coding sequence ATGCAAGTTGGAGATAAAGCGCCCGAAGTATTGGGCATCAATGAAAAAGGCGAAGAAATCCGCCTCAGCGATTATAAAGGAAAGAAGATAGTTCTTTATTTCTATCCCAAAGATATGACTTCAGGATGTACGGCACAAGCCTGCAACCTGCGCGATAATTATTCAGAATTACGCAAGGCCGGCTACGAAGTAATTGGCGTAAGTGTAGATAATGAAAAGTCGCACCAGAAATTTATTGAGAAAAACAACTTACCTTTCCCGCTAATTGCAGATACGGATAAGAAACTCGTGGAGCAATTCGGTGTTTGGGGAGAAAAAAGTATGTACGGACGTAAATATATGGGAACCTTCCGCACCACTTTCATTATCAATGAAGAAGGAGTGATAGAGAGAATCATCACTCCCAAGGAGGTGAAAACCAAAGACCACGCCGCACAAATATTATAA
- a CDS encoding saccharopine dehydrogenase family protein, whose translation MGKVLIIGAGGVGTVVAHKVAQNPDVFTEIMIASRTKSKCDAIVKAIGNPNIQTAQVDADNVDELVALFNSFKPEIVINVALPYQDLTIMEACLKSGVNYLDTANYEPKDVAHFEYSWQWAYKKRFEDAGLTAILGCGFDPGVSGIYTAYAAKHYFDEMQYLDIVDCNAGNHHKAFATNFNPEINIREITQNGRYYENGQWVTTQPLEIHKDLTYPNIGPRDSYLLYHEELESLVKNFPTIKRARFWMTFGQEYLTHLRVIQNIGMARIDEVDYNGVKIVPLQFLKAVLPNPQDLGENYEGETSIGCRIRGLKDGKERTYYVYNNCSHQEAYKETGMQGVSYTTGVPAMIGAMMFLKGLWKKPGVWNVEEFNPDPFMEQLNKQGLPWHEVFDKDLEV comes from the coding sequence ATGGGTAAAGTTCTTATTATCGGTGCAGGCGGTGTAGGTACCGTCGTTGCGCACAAGGTGGCTCAAAATCCGGATGTATTCACTGAGATCATGATTGCCAGCCGCACAAAGTCCAAATGCGACGCTATCGTAAAAGCAATCGGTAACCCCAACATCCAGACCGCACAGGTAGATGCCGACAATGTGGATGAACTGGTTGCTCTCTTTAATAGCTTCAAACCCGAAATCGTCATAAACGTAGCACTTCCCTATCAGGATCTTACCATTATGGAAGCTTGTCTTAAAAGCGGAGTCAACTATCTGGACACTGCCAACTATGAGCCGAAAGATGTGGCTCACTTTGAATACAGCTGGCAATGGGCATATAAGAAACGTTTTGAGGATGCCGGACTGACCGCCATCCTTGGTTGCGGTTTCGATCCGGGGGTAAGTGGTATTTATACTGCATATGCTGCCAAACATTATTTCGATGAAATGCAATATCTGGATATCGTAGATTGCAACGCAGGTAATCATCATAAGGCATTTGCAACGAACTTCAATCCGGAAATCAATATTCGTGAAATCACACAGAACGGACGTTACTATGAGAATGGCCAATGGGTAACTACCCAACCGTTGGAAATCCATAAGGACCTGACTTATCCGAATATCGGACCACGTGATTCCTATCTGTTATATCACGAAGAATTGGAATCTTTGGTGAAAAACTTCCCTACCATCAAGCGTGCACGTTTCTGGATGACTTTCGGTCAGGAATACCTGACTCACCTGCGAGTAATCCAGAACATCGGTATGGCTCGTATCGATGAAGTAGATTACAACGGAGTAAAAATCGTTCCGTTGCAATTCCTGAAAGCCGTATTGCCTAATCCGCAGGATCTGGGTGAAAATTATGAAGGAGAAACTTCCATTGGCTGCCGTATCCGGGGATTGAAAGACGGTAAAGAACGCACCTACTACGTTTACAATAATTGCAGCCACCAGGAAGCCTATAAGGAAACAGGTATGCAGGGTGTAAGCTATACAACAGGAGTTCCCGCCATGATAGGTGCCATGATGTTCCTCAAAGGATTGTGGAAGAAACCGGGAGTATGGAATGTGGAAGAGTTTAATCCGGACCCATTCATGGAACAGTTGAACAAACAGGGATTGCCTTGGCATGAAGTGTTTGATAAAGATTTGGAAGTATAA
- a CDS encoding META domain-containing protein, with protein MKKVIVSLCMAGALIALSSCRSSKDAATLSSINGEWNIIEINGAAVVPAPNQEFPFIGFDTNTGKVFGNSGCNRMMGSFDVNAKPGTIDLGAMASTRMACPDMTLEQNVLSALGQVKKYKKLGKENIALCGSSNRPIIVLQKKAPTVKLSDLSGKWIISEAGGQSIPEGMEKQPFIEFNLSEKRIHGNAGCNLINGGFVADNENSSAISFPQLISTMMACPDMEVEGRVMKALNEVKSFGKLAGGGIGLYDADNTLVMVLVKK; from the coding sequence ATGAAAAAAGTAATCGTTTCTCTTTGTATGGCAGGAGCTTTGATAGCTCTGTCATCTTGTCGCTCTTCCAAAGATGCTGCGACATTATCTTCCATCAATGGTGAATGGAATATTATTGAAATAAACGGTGCTGCCGTAGTGCCTGCTCCCAATCAGGAATTCCCTTTTATCGGTTTTGATACGAATACCGGAAAAGTGTTCGGTAACAGCGGTTGTAACCGTATGATGGGTTCGTTCGATGTGAACGCTAAACCCGGTACAATTGATCTCGGAGCTATGGCAAGTACGCGTATGGCTTGTCCGGATATGACGCTGGAACAAAACGTGTTGTCTGCTTTGGGACAAGTGAAGAAGTATAAAAAGTTAGGCAAGGAGAACATCGCTTTGTGCGGTTCATCCAATCGTCCTATTATTGTATTACAAAAGAAAGCTCCTACAGTGAAACTATCAGATTTGAGTGGTAAGTGGATTATTTCCGAAGCCGGTGGTCAGTCCATTCCCGAAGGTATGGAGAAACAACCGTTTATTGAGTTCAATCTTTCTGAAAAGAGAATACACGGCAATGCCGGTTGTAATCTTATTAATGGCGGATTTGTTGCAGACAATGAGAACAGCTCTGCAATTTCTTTCCCGCAACTCATTAGCACTATGATGGCTTGTCCGGATATGGAAGTAGAAGGCCGTGTGATGAAAGCACTGAATGAAGTGAAGTCTTTCGGTAAACTGGCCGGTGGTGGCATCGGACTTTATGATGCGGATAATACACTGGTGATGGTACTGGTAAAGAAGTAA
- a CDS encoding DMT family transporter, with the protein MSWIYLIVAGLFEVAFTSCMGKVKETTGSEMYWWFTGFIISMSISMFLLIKATQALPIGTAYAVWTGIGAVGTVLAGILIFKEPATIWRLFFIVTLIGSIIGLKVVSH; encoded by the coding sequence ATGAGTTGGATATATTTGATTGTGGCCGGATTGTTCGAAGTAGCGTTTACATCGTGCATGGGCAAGGTTAAAGAAACAACCGGTAGTGAAATGTACTGGTGGTTCACCGGTTTCATTATTTCGATGAGTATCAGCATGTTTTTGCTGATAAAGGCAACGCAAGCCCTGCCTATTGGTACGGCTTATGCTGTATGGACAGGGATAGGTGCGGTAGGAACCGTATTGGCGGGCATACTGATCTTCAAGGAACCTGCTACTATATGGAGGTTATTTTTTATTGTAACGCTGATAGGTTCAATTATCGGTTTGAAAGTAGTATCTCATTAA
- a CDS encoding Crp/Fnr family transcriptional regulator translates to MDLDQIIDNIGKLPEPSKNALKEIISEVTHPKGHILFRADKVETKVYFIKKGIVRAYTELADNEITFWFGREGDTVVSMKSYVSNQRGYENIELLEECELYEVRKRALHELFSKDIHITNWGREFAEKELLKTEERFIGRQFKTSLERYRDLMNHTPDLLQRVQLGYIASYLGITQVSLSRIRAKFR, encoded by the coding sequence ATGGATTTAGATCAGATTATCGATAATATAGGCAAGCTGCCGGAGCCGTCAAAGAATGCGCTGAAGGAGATCATCTCTGAAGTCACTCACCCCAAAGGGCATATCCTATTCAGGGCGGACAAGGTAGAGACCAAAGTATACTTCATCAAGAAAGGCATTGTACGTGCCTATACTGAGTTAGCCGACAACGAAATAACATTCTGGTTCGGACGCGAAGGCGATACGGTGGTATCCATGAAAAGCTATGTATCCAACCAAAGAGGCTATGAGAATATAGAACTTTTGGAAGAATGTGAACTATATGAAGTAAGGAAACGAGCCTTACATGAATTATTCAGCAAGGATATACACATCACCAACTGGGGAAGAGAATTTGCAGAAAAGGAATTGCTCAAAACAGAAGAAAGGTTTATCGGCCGACAGTTCAAGACATCCCTGGAACGTTATAGAGACCTGATGAATCATACTCCGGATCTTTTGCAAAGAGTACAATTAGGCTATATCGCTTCCTATCTTGGTATTACACAAGTCAGCTTAAGCCGTATTCGGGCTAAATTCAGATAA
- a CDS encoding Crp/Fnr family transcriptional regulator, with amino-acid sequence MEMMIKKFCQRYRLPEKSLHELLSHMTEYHFGKGESIVKEGERNSNFYILKKGIWRAYYMIDGTESSLWFAGTGEIAFSSWGYANNEVSQVNIESVNESIAYGIAKPDLEELFNSSIELSNFGRKIFEQEILFIDSYTLAYGTPSAKERYLTLMEENPELLQYVPLKHLASYLYITPQSLSRIRAGLKRRK; translated from the coding sequence ATGGAAATGATGATAAAGAAATTCTGCCAAAGATACAGACTCCCGGAAAAAAGCCTGCATGAACTTTTGTCACACATGACAGAATATCATTTCGGTAAAGGGGAATCCATTGTGAAAGAAGGAGAACGTAACAGTAACTTCTACATCTTGAAAAAGGGTATCTGGCGTGCTTATTATATGATAGACGGTACTGAAAGTTCCCTTTGGTTTGCCGGAACAGGAGAAATAGCTTTTTCCTCCTGGGGTTATGCCAATAATGAAGTCTCACAAGTGAATATTGAATCTGTGAATGAAAGTATTGCCTATGGTATTGCCAAACCGGATTTAGAAGAACTCTTCAATAGTTCTATAGAGTTATCCAACTTCGGTCGAAAAATCTTTGAACAGGAAATTTTATTCATTGATAGCTACACATTGGCATACGGTACTCCAAGTGCCAAAGAGCGTTATCTGACCCTAATGGAAGAGAATCCGGAACTGTTGCAATATGTTCCGTTAAAACATTTAGCATCGTATTTATATATTACACCACAGTCTTTGAGCAGAATACGGGCAGGGCTGAAGAGAAGGAAATAA